Proteins encoded in a region of the Anopheles ziemanni chromosome 2, idAnoZiCoDA_A2_x.2, whole genome shotgun sequence genome:
- the LOC131283637 gene encoding alpha-1,3-mannosyl-glycoprotein 2-beta-N-acetylglucosaminyltransferase yields MRPRKTFMLVGVLVVWVLMTYLAFMRTVRVSDGGRRAGPAVNSRFVMEKVQYLEQNLKSFSENRQNLYRDIIKILRKDPPTASSQALRLPVSSEPLPVRQESILQNVDDYGEKKIVPKDGEVEGNELLDAAAPLAPIPEAEDIRPEAERVLSKFQQRYLNNDPAFPIIPVVVFACNRISVNKCLDDLIRYRPSAEQFPIIVSQDCDDEPTRNTILSYRDEVTLIRQPDQSDIPVPPKEKKYKGYYKIARHYGWALRTVFGQGFDSVILVEDDLSVAPDFYEYFLGTYPILMRDKSLWCVSAWNDNGKDGLIDSNAHDLLYRSDFFPGLGWMMTKDLWAELAPKWPKAFWDDWIRQPEQRKERACIRPELPRTRTFGKVGVSNGLFFDKHLKYIKLSEEFVSFTKSNLTYLLKSVYDDAFLKVVYQSPMVTLDELKRGLVMTREPIRIAYHTKEQYKRATKTLGLMDDFKSGVPRTAYRGIVSFFYSGQRVYLAPNANWKGYDLTWS; encoded by the exons ATGCGACCACGTAAGACGTTCATGCTGGTTGGTGTACTGGTCGTCTGGGTGCTGATGACTTATCTCGCATTTATGCGCACGGTGCGCGTATCAGATGGAGGTAGGCGTGCTGGTCCCGCCGTAAACAGCCGGTTCGTAATGGAGAAGGTGCAGTACCTGGAGCAGAATCTCAAAAGCTTTTCCGAAAATCGCCAGAATTTATACCGAGATATTATTAAGATTCTACGAAAGGACCCCCCTACTGCAAGCTCCCAGGCACTAAGGTTACCAGTTTCATCGGAGCCATTACCGGTGCGGCAGGAAAGTATTTTGCAAAACGTCGATGATtatggggaaaagaaaatagttcCTAAAGATGGCGAAGTTGAAGGGAACGAACTGCTGGATGCAGCGGCTCCACTGGCCCCAATTCCGGAAGCCGAAGACATTCGACCGGAAGCGGAACGTGTACTTAGCAAGTTCCAGCAGCGTTACCTGAACAACGATCCCGCCTTCCCGATCATTCCGGTCGTGGTATTTGCATGCAATCGCATTTCCGTTAACAAATGTTTGGACGATCTCATTCGCTACCGGCCGAGTGCAGAGCAGTTTCCAATCATTGTCTCCCAGGACTGCGACGATGAGCCGACGCGCAACACTATCCTATCCTATCGGGACGAAGTTACACTTATCCGTCAGCCTGATCAATCCGACATTCCCGTTCCACctaaggaaaagaaatacaaagGATACTACAAAATTGCACGGCACTACGGATGGGCTTTGCGGACCGTGTTTGGTCAAGGGTTTGATTCGGTCATACTGGTGGAGGACGATCTCAGTGTGGCCCCCGACTTTTACGAGTATTTCCTCGGCACGTACCCTATACTGATGCGCGATAAATCGCTTTGGTGTGTCTCGGCTTGGAATGACAACGGGAAGGATGGCCTGATCGATAGCAACGCGCACGATCTGCTGTATCGGTCTGATTTCTTCCCCGGACTTGGAtggatgatgaccaaagatctGTGGGCCGAACTTGCCCCCAAGTGGCCTAAGGC CTTTTGGGACGATTGGATTAGACAACCTGAGCAAAGAAAAGAACGAGCCTGCATACGACCGGAACTGCCACGCACCAGAACATTCGGGAAAGTAGGTGTATCAAA TGGACTGTTTTTTGATAAACATTTAAAGTACATCAAACTAAGTGAAGAGTTCGTCAGCTTCACAAAATCCAACCTGACTTATTTATTAAAG TCTGTGTATGACGATGCGTTTCTGAAAGTAGTGTACCAGAGCCCGATGGTGACGCTAGACGAGCTGAAGCGCGGCCTGGTGATGACCCGGGAACCGATTCGTATCGCGTACCACACCAAAGAGCAGTACAAACGAGCCACCAAAACTCTTGGTTTGATGGACGATTTCAAG AGTGGAGTTCCGCGAACGGCCTATCGAGGCATCGTGTCGTTCTTCTACAGCGGCCAGCGGGTATATTTGGCACCGAACGCCAACTGGAAGGGGTACGATCTCACCTGGAGTTAA
- the LOC131285152 gene encoding zinc finger protein 16-like — translation MAQFQYHRNSRHNTDEVKRQQCKVCNRWLKGAGGLRKHMLIHQTSGKPNICTICGKNAPNAMALKSHTIFVHLKQRSFECTICGKAFKLAKLLEEHMTTHTGNILYTCAHCPKTFNSHANMLAHRKRDHLEEWKKIRMEREKIYECPSSSA, via the exons ATGGCGCAGTTTCAGTATCATCGAAATAGTAGACACAACACAGATGAAGTTAAAAGACAGCAATGCAAAGTCTGTAATCGATG GTTAAAAGGTGCTGGTGGACTAAGAAAGCATATGCTCATACATCAAACCAGTGGCAAACCAAATATATGTACCATATGTGGCAAAAATGCTCCCAACGCTATGGCTTTGAAAAGTCACACCATTTTTGTTCATCTGAAACAAAGGAGCTTCGAATGTACCATTTGTGGAAAAGCCTTTAAATTGGCAAAACTATTAGAG GAACATATGACGACACATACGGGGAATATTTTGTACACGTGTGCGCACTGTCCAAAAACGTTCAATTCGCATGCAAATATGCTTGCACATAGGAAAAGAGATCATCtagaagaatggaaaaaaattcgTATGGAAAGGGAGAAGATATACGAGTGTCCATCAAGCTCGGCATAA
- the LOC131293870 gene encoding GDNF-inducible zinc finger protein 1-like: MFDSTRCLLCHKTTTELFAVTDGPEVNFVAILCRHFWFSSESIRYQSVCKTCWNCVDKFHRFYMEVVQLYTSLTNIETLSVENHEFIEPETRLEEPVETAEWPIETRQVDPPDDDSHTKISNIEMVEKDQFFLQGELIIEEKKQSYDPLHVPEENNGTADESDGGDKSDSKISIENEAFIDIDMGDFIISNHTELKCPSCEILASTFTNIKKHMRSIHNEEGYVVCCGLNFSKRTRLLEHVVRTANPNAFSCKVCNTAFSGHVTLNKHMYKFHHQPEEAEGKEGLHCDQCDLSFDRKSQLNVHLNTHDSNQQVNMCLCPECPKR, from the coding sequence ATGTTTGATTCCACGAGATGTCTGTTGTGCCACAAAACTACAACTGAATTATTTGCTGTAACTGATGGGCCAGAAGTGAACTTTGTAGCCATATTGTGTCGTCATTTCTGGTTCTCTTCTGAAAGCATCCGCTATCAATCCGTATGTAAGACGTGTTGGAATTGTGTTGACAAATTCCACCGGTTTTATATGGAAGTGGTACAACTATATACGTCTCTAACGAATATCGAAACACTGAGTGTTGAAAATCATGAATTTATAGAACCGGAAACACGGCTAGAAGAACCCGTAGAAACAGCCGAATGGCCAATAGAAACACGGCAGGTGGATCCACCTGATGATGATTCACATacgaaaatatcaaacatcGAGATGGTTGAAAAAGATCAATTTTTCCTTCAAGGGGAACTAATcatagaagagaaaaaacaatcctATGATCCACTGCATGTACCTGAAGAAAATAATGGAACAGCGGACGAATCGGACGGTGGAGACAAATCAGACAGCAAGATCTCCATAGAAAATGAAGCTTTTATTGACATCGATATGGGTGATTTCATCATTAGCAATCACACTGAATTGAAATGTCCCAGTTGTGAGATTTTAGCATCTACTTTCACGAACATTAAGAAACACATGCGCTCAATTCACAATGAGGAGGGCTATGTAGTATGTTGTGGCTTGAATTTCAGCAAACGCACACGACTTTTAGAACACGTCGTGCGAACAGCGAATCCCAATGCGTTTAGTTGCAAAGTATGCAATACAGCGTTCTCAGGACATGTTACATTAAATAAACACATGTATAAATTCCACCATCAGCCGGAAGAAGCAGAGGGCAAAGAAGGGCTTCATTGTGATCAATGTGATCTTTCATTCGATAGAAAATCGCAGCTCAATGTACATTTAAATACACACGATTCAAATCAGCAAGTCAACATGTGTCTCTGTCCGGAGTGTCCGAAAAGGTAA